Genomic window (Pleurodeles waltl isolate 20211129_DDA chromosome 2_2, aPleWal1.hap1.20221129, whole genome shotgun sequence):
GGTGACCCTGAGACAGAGAAGACTGTGAGAGGAGGGCACAGCTGCCCCTGTGAGAGGAGGGCGGAGGAACAGTGCAAGAGAGAATACTGTGAGATGTGGGCACAGCTGCCCCTGTGAGAAGGGAGGAGGAACAGTGCAAGAGAGAATACTGTGAGATGAGGGCACAGCTGCCCCTGTGACAGAGAAGACTGTGAGAGGAGGGCACAGCTGCCCCTGTGAGAGGAGGGCGGAGGAACAGTGCAAGAGAGAATACTGTGAGATGTGGGCACAGCTGCCCCTGTGACAGAGAAGACTGTGAGAGGAGGGCACAGCTGCCCCTGTGAGAGGAGGGCGGAGGAACAGTGCAAGAGAGAATACTGTGAGATGAGGGCACAGCTGCCCCTGTGAGAGTGAAGACTGTGAGAGGAGGGCACAGCTGCCCCTGTGAGAGGAGGGCGGAGGAACAGTGCAAGAGAGAATACTGTGAGATGAGGGCACAGCTGCCCCTGAGACAGAGAAGACTGTGGGAGGAGGGCACAGCTGCCCCTGTGAGAGGAGGGCGGAGGAACAGTGCAAGAGAGAATACTGTGAGATGTGGGCACAGCTGCCCCTGTGAGAAGGGAGGAGGAACAGTGCAAGAGAGAATACTGTGAGATGAGGGCACAGCTGCCCCTGAGACAGAGAAGACTGTGGGAGGAGGGCACAGCTGCCCCTGTGAGAGGAGGGCGGAGGAACAGTGCAAGAGAGAATACTGTGAGATGTGGGCACAGCTGCCCCTGTGAGAAGGGAGGAGGAACAGTGCAAGAGAGAATACTGTGAGATGAGGGCACAGCTGCCCCTGTGAGAGTGAAGACTGTGAGAGGAGGGCACAGCTGCCCCTGTGAGAGGAGGGCGGAGGAACAGTGCAAGAGAGAATACTGTGAGATGAGGGCACGGCTGCCCCTGAGACAGAGAAGACTGTGGGAGGAGGGCACAGCTGCCCCTGTGAGAAGGGAGGAGGAACAGTGCAAGAGAGAATACTGTGAGATGTGGGCACAGCTGCCCCTGTGAGAAGGGAGGAGGAACAGTGCAAGAGAGAATACTGTGAGATGTGGGCACAGCTGCCCCTGTGAGAGTGAAGACTGTGAGAGGAGGGCACAGCTGCCCCTGTGAGAGGAGGGCGGAGGAACAGTGCAAGAGAGAATACTGTGAGATGAGGGCACAGCTGCCCCTGTGAGAGTGAAGACTGTGAGAGGAGGGCACAGCTGCCCCTGTGAGAGGAGGGCGGAGGAACAGTGCAAGAGAGAATACTGTGAGATGAGGGCACAGCTGCCCCTGTGAGAGTGAAGACTGTGAGAGGAGGGCACAGCTGCCCCTGTGAGAAGGGAGGAGGAACAGTGCAAGAGAGAATACTGTGAGAGGAGGGCACAGCTGCCCCTGTGAGAAGGGAGGAGGAACAGTGCAAGAGAGAAGGGAGATGTAAGAGTGTGGGAGAAGGAAGAAGGAACAGTGTGGAAGAGAAGAGTGTGATAGGAGGGAGAAGGAACAGTGAGAGAGAGAAGAATgtgagaggagggaggaggaacAGTGTGAGAGAGAAGGAAGAAGTCACAGTATGAGAGGAGAGAAACGTGAGAGAAGAGAGGAGGAACAGTGTGCAAGAGAAGGGAGAAGTAAGATTgggagaggagggaagagagaTTGTGAGAGGAGGAACAGTGTGAGAGAGGAGTGTGAGAGAAGGCATCTGCCCCTGTGAGATGAGGGGGGGTACAGTGTGAGGGAGAAGACTGTGAGAGAAGGGAGGAGGAACAGTGCAAGAGAGAAGGGAGATGTAAGAGTGTGGGAGGAAGGGAAGACTACGATTATGACAGGAGGAACAGTTCTAGAGACAATGGAAAAGTAAGAGTGTGATAGGTGAGAAATGTGGGAGAAGAGAGGAGGAACTGTGCCAGAGAGAAGGGAGAAGTGTGTGAGAGGAGGGAAAAGTAAAAGAAGGGAGGAGAGACAGTGCAAGAGAAAAGAGTgtgagaggagggaggaggaacTGTGCGAGAGAAAAAAGTATGAGAGGACAGAGGAGGAACAGTGCAAGAGAGAAGGGAGAAAAAAGAGTGTGAGAGGAGAGAAATGTGAGAGAAGGGAGGAGGAACAGTGCGAGAGAGAAGGGAGAAGTAAGAGTGTGAGATGAGAGAAGTGTGAGAAAAGGGAGGAGGAACAGTGTGAGAGAGAAGGGAGATATACGAGGGCAAGAAGAGAGAAATGCGAGAGAAGAGAGGAGGAACTGTGCCAGAGAGAAGGGAGAAGTGTGTGAGAGGAGGGAAAAGTGAAAGAAGGGAGGAGAGACAGTGCAAGAGAAAAGAGTgtgagaggagggaggaggaacTGTGAGAGAGAAAAGAGTATGAGAGGACAGAGGAGGAACAGTGCGAGAGAGAAGGGAGAAGTAAGAGTGTGAGATGAGAGAAGTGTGAGAGAAGGGAGGAGGAACAGTGTGAGAGAGAAGGGAGATATACGAGGGCTAGAAGAGAGAAATGTGAGAGAAGGGAGGAGGAACTGTGCCAGAGAGAAGGGAGAAGTGTGTGAGAGGAGGGAAAAGTGAAAGAAGGGAGGAGAGACAGTGCAAGAGAAAAGAGTgtgagaggagggaggaggaacTGTGAGAGAGAAAAGAGTATGAGAGGACAGAGGAGGAACAGTGCGAGAGAGAAGGGAGAAGTAAGAGTGTGAGATGAGAGAAGTGTGAGAAAAGGGAGGAGGAACAGTGTGAGAGAGAAGGGAGATATATGAGGGCAAGAAGAGAGAAATGCGAGAGAAGAGAGGAGGATATGTGTGAGGGAGAAGAGAGAAGTAAGAGCGTGAGAGGAGAGAAATGTGGGACAGAGAAGGTAAAAGAAAAAGTATGAGGCGATGGAAGAATGAGAGAACAGTGTGAGAGGGGGGGAGAAAAGTGTAAGAGGAGGGACGagaaacagtaaaaaacacaagggagaagtaAGAGAAGCAACAGTGTGACACAGAAGCGTGTGAGTGAAGGAAGAAGGTACAGTACAAGAGAGAAGAGTGTAAGAGCAGGAATGAGGAGCAGTGGGAACGAAAAGGGAGAAGTAAGAGTGTGAGAGGAGAGAAATGTGAGATAAGAGAGGAGAAACTGTGCGAGAGAGAATGGAGAAGTATAAGTGTGAGAGGACAGAAGAATAAGAGTATGACAGGAGGAACAGTGCGGGAGGGGAGAAGTAAGAGTgtgagaggagggaggaggaacAGTGCAATAGAGAAGGGAGAAGTAAGAGtgtgagaggagggaggagagagagtgtgagaggagggagaagagagagtgtgagagggagagagcgtGTGAGAGGAAGATCAATGTGAGAGAAGGGAGAAGtaagagtgtgagagtagggaggaGGGAAATGTGTGTGAGAGAAGGGAGAAGTAAGAGTGCGAGAGTAGCAAAAGGTGAGAGAAAAGGAACAGTGCGAGAGAGAAGGGAGAAGAGTGTGAGAGGAGAGAAATGTGAGAGAAGAGAGGAGAAACTGTGTGAGAGAGAAGGGAGAAGTAAGTGTTTGAGAGGAGGAACAGTGTGAGAGAGAAGGGCAAGTAAGAGTGGGGAGGAGAGAAATGTGAGAGAAGAGAGGAGGAACTGTGCGAGAGAGAAGGAAGAAGTAGGAGTGTGAGAGGAGGGAAGAGTGAGAGAGGACAGGAGGAACAGTGTGCGAGAGAAGGAAGAAGTAAGAGTGTGAGAGGAGATAAATGTGAGAGGAGAAAGGAGGAGCTGTGCAAGAGAAAAGGGGAGATAAAAGCGTGAGAGGAGAGAAATGTGAGAGAAGCGAGGAGGAACAGTGCAAGATAGAGGGGAAAAGTAAGAGTGTGAGAGGAGGGAAATGTGAGAGAGGAGGAACAGTGTGAGAGAGAAGGAAGAAGGGTGTGAGAGGAGAGGTGTGAGAAGAGAGAAGGAACTGTGCGAGAGAGAAGAGTgtgagaagagggaggagtaaCAGTGAGAGAGAGAAGAGTGTGGGAGAAGAAACAGTATGAGGGAGAAGAGTGTGGGAGAAGGAAGAAGGAACAGTGTGGGAGAGAAGAGTGTGAGAGGAGGGAGAAGGAACAGTGTGAGAGAGAAGAatgagaggagggaggaggaacAGTGTGAGAGAGAAGGAAGAAGTAAGAGTGTGAGAGGAGAGAGATGTGAGAGAAGAGAGGAGGAACAGTGCGCCAGAGAAGGGAGAAGTAAGATTGtgagaggagggaagagagagtgtGAGATGACGAACAGtgtgagagagaagagagagaaaggagggggaggaACAGTGCGAGACAGGAGTGTGAGAGAAGGCAGAAGGAACCGTGCAAGAGAGAAGAGTATGAGAAGAGGGAAGAATGagaatgtgagaaaagggaagctgACAATAAGAGAAGGAAAGAGTGACAATGTGAAAGAAGAGAATAGTGAAAATAGGAGGGGTAAAAAGCAATGTGAGAAAAGGGAAACGTAACAAAGTGAGTGAAGGTGGAGTAACAATGTGAGAGAAGGGAAGGTTGATACTAAGTGAAGAGTATATAAGTGAGCGAAGGGTGGAGTAACAATGCAAGAGAAGCAAAGAGTGAAAACAAGAGAAGGGAAGATTAACAAAGTGAGAGACCGGTAGAGCAGCAATGAGAGAGAAGGAGTGTAACGCTATGAGAGAAGGATGGATTATCAATGTGAGAAGAGGCAAGAGTAAACATGTGAGAGAAGTGTAGAATGACAGTAAAAGAAGGAAAGAGTAACAATCTGAGATAAGAGTAGAGTAATAATATGAGAGTAGGGTGGAGTAATAATGTAGGAGGAGGGAAAAGTGTCAATATGAGAGGAGGACGCAGTAACATTGCAAGAAAAGGAAAGAGCATCAATATGAAAGAACAGTGGGTAATGTGATAGAAGGGAAGAGCAACAATGAGAGAAGGAAAGAGTGACAACATGAGGGAAAAAGAGTAGCGTGACAATATGAGAGAAGGGTGGAGTAACAATGTGAGGTGAGAGTAGGATGTCACAGAAGGATGGAGTAATAACATGAGAGGAGGGAAGAGTGATAATGAGGCAGAAGGGGGACAGACAAAAGAAGGAAAGAGTAACAATGCAAAAGGAAGGAAGCTAGTCAATAAGAGGCAAATAGGTGCAATGTGAGAGATGGGAAGAGTAACAGTTTGGGAGAAGGCTAGAGTAATAACGTCAGTGGACGGAAGaaagtggtacagtggggagaGTGACAAGAGAATGAACAAATGACTGTGGGAATGCTAGAGTGACATTAAGAGAAGGACAGAGTGCAGTGCGAGAGAAGGGTATAGTGACTTTGCGAGAGAATGATGGGGAACGATGCAAGAGACAATACGAGGGAAGAGCAGAGTAACAGTGCGatagaaagaaagaataacaatatGACAAAAGGGTGGAGTAACAAGGTTCACTACACTTGACTTTTCTGGGTTTGAGCAGTGCTTTTGATTGGGTGGCTCTGGTCAACCACATTAGTGGGAACCCTTAGAGTAGGAagaggtgttagacaaggatgtgtcctgacaCCTTCTTCTGCAACTGATATATTAATGGTCCGGAACGTTATTGATAAAACAAGGCCAAGATGTGCCTTTGGTTGGTAGGCGCTCAGTCCCATTGCACTCATGCAGCTGATGCATGGTCCGCAGATACTTTTAGATGTTTTTGCTAGTTCTGGTACAGCCTTTATTTAAAAACGAATCTGGGAAAGTATGTTTATATGATTAGTCATCCTAGAACTACAAAGTATCGTCCTTTCGCAGTAATGGGGACCAAAATCGAAATAGTTTCTGTTTTCCTATTTGGGCATACAGCTTGATTCTGATAGAAACTGGGTACCTCAGTTTAATATCAGGAAACAGCAATTGGAGAGCACTATTGAGTCTAGTTTTCGATTTGCTAATAAATTTGGACAAAAACCCATAAAGGAATTTATTATGATATATAAATCCAAAGGTATTTCAGTGTCCAACTATGGTGCGGCTCTGTGGGAGAAAATGAATTGTGGGATTCTTCAGAAAGTATGAACTCTTTATTTAGAAAGGCCATTGGTGGTACAGTTGCTCAAGTTGGGGATAGTGTATCTAAAAGATTTTACTAGTCTCTGGCCTTTTTTGTTACGGCATGCTATGGGAACGAAGCGAACACTTCTTTCAATTTACTATTTACCCCAGGTTTGTCTTTCCCTGGATCACACCCTCTGCATCCCTTGGTTAGCCTACATTTTAAAGCTGATTGAGAATTTAGTTAAACCTGATATTTTCTATAATACTGATTCCCTATGCTCTATTTCTAAACATTTTCATAGGACTGATTTTAATGAATTTATGTAGTGAGAAGCAATTTCATTTGGAAGCAAGTAAAGTTACAATTACGGTTAGGATATGGGTAATTAGAACCGCAGTAGTATTTTATTAGGTTGGGACTGTTGATCTTGTTTTTCTTATCATCGTATttcccttttatatatatattactgttTTATATATGCTATTATCTTTTATGGATGATTAACCAATTGATGTCTTCCCTTCGCTTGAGTCTATGCATTGCAATggggccagggcgctcccaggcagactgggagcctgtgcagttgccgggcttgagagagcctagtgcgcatgtatgtttggccagctcgagacggccggccaaatacacatgcgcagtgaggggagtgcacagtgcactcccctcactactcGTCACCCCACATGCCCCGCCCATTAACacgtagtttattatcctttccatgttaaaggttttgcagctgtcactgctggcggGGAGGCGATGTTCCTCCGCCCTAGCGGCGGAGCCGCCACTGCCATcatcataaaatgtaataaaaatataggtcagtgcaagggggaagtAGCCTAGACTTCCACAGTATGTTaacaacttaatgaaatcactctgTGCCATAAATGTCAAACAAACAAGATTTATTGAGCATTTATGTTGCATCTTATGTtaacttataataataataaattgtcaTATTATGCATCATGAATGACGGTAGTTGCTCCAGAACAAACAGTGAAAGTGTGAAGGTGCAAGTGAGTGGCAGTGATAtgtacaagtagtgcagagtgtggttgtataAAAATTGATGACTTCCAGTGGCTCCTGCAAACAAGGAGGCCCTGGTGTGTCACAAGGTTTCTTATATGCTTTTCTCATTCACTCTTTGGAAAGTGTCGATGTTTCGACCCCTTGTACAGGTGAGTCAGgacggggtcatcatcaggacagagatGAATATGGTGGAGGCACCTGAGTTCCAGTGGTGAGAAAGGACCAGTAATGGCTGGGATCTCCAGTAATCGTAGTCCCGAGGGGCTGTAGGTAGGTATCACTCTGTTCAATTACTATGAATTAGGCAGGCCCAGTGTCGTATAAATCCGACGTGAGGGAATTAATAAACTTGAAACAACCATGGGCTAGAAATAGCCGGGGAGGCGAGGTTCCGATTATCTAATAATGAGAACTTCCTCGTTGTAGACGGACGGCCACATCAGTTGGCCCGTCCTGTTTCCTTAGTGTCCAGTGCGGCATAAAAACAACCAGCAGACCATCAACGTAAAATTAACTGTTATCCTGAACGAATCAGATTGCCGTATGAACTTTGATATGTcattgaccagttggactttggttagATTTCAACTTTTCCCTCAGCCAGAACCCTTGCAGATGAAGAACCCCATTTGCTGAGCCCCTGGGAGAGATATATTCCTCTCCACCTTTGCCACTTCGAATTGCTAAACTGAACGTTAGAGATTTTcttcccaacccctgcagaagactCTTGTTCAAGCTTCTGCCATGTTGATGCTTTCCTTTTTTTACCTGTGTTTTGCACACTGTAGTTAGTAGCTTGTTACCagagatttattttttcaaaattcgTTTTGCTTTTTTTGTTCTCTTTGTCCCCGTGTGTTCCGccaacacatgtatttccctgatttggcaaTTGTAGGGTCTCCTTGTGCCCAGCTAAATTGAACTCTGCTGATTTGTGAAATTGACTTGATGATTATCAAAGCTAAGCAACGCTtattttctgtatctcagataatcttgttgatgttttgcattgtccttgtCGAATGTACtgttaatgttagttcacctgacTTTATTTTGTCGCCTTGGGAAACCCTTGATGATTCTGTatttttataactttgtcttgcaaattgtctacgtgactttgagcttaagtttgtaataaatccttcagctttattcctgactggaattTTCCTTGCATGGCCAAATTAGTCATACTGTGTAACATAATTGGTTTGTATTGGAATGTTGTTAATGGTTCTACTACATCCTATGGagggtccaaagatctgttgacctCTATGAGCATTTATTCCTCTGAAGGATGAAAATGTtccagcagatctggtagcagaggaatGGTTTGTCCCACAAGCGGGGAGAACAGTTTAGGTGCTGTGCTAGGGAGATGGGATTGGTCCCATGCGATTGCCCAGCCCAAAAATTGTTCACCCTGAATTCTGCCCCATGGTACACTCcgaagactgatgaagttccagcgtCATGCCTACAAGAGgtagatgtgtgagtattaataggggttGCTCTTGCATTGCTTTTGTCCTGAACATTGctgtaaagtgtgatgttgtgatttgTTTTGCAGAGTCGTGATACTTATTTGATTGTGGTGCTTTTTGCTACAAAATATCCGCGGTTGTTGTTGATGGGCCCGTCATGGCCCAAGATCCaaggataatgcacaagtgtagaagacacttggttaatgtaTAGTCTGAAGTGACATGCTTGTCATGAAACGTCGTTGACAGTGCCAacagttttccttgagtgagtgtgagtttttggttggcattaagtgaatcctgagtgcacatggaagatgtatatcaaccggagtgagaattgctggtcaagtttcatgtGCTGTGTGATGGTGAAAGCTACAGCCGGAAAGAGTATCTCTGTTCAGCTTTGAAATGTTTCTGTTCCTACCCTGTAGTGTGCATTCAGATTGTTGGTTTTTACTCActatattttgcattaggtgtgagtgagcgattgtgtgagagacaattgcgaagCGACTGCATTGCTGaatgaagtgagtgtgatgtcattgtgtgccacgctggtataggtcagttggtgtgaagctgCGCTTGTATTGGTAGACaggaaaggattgtgggattgaagttacttcctgaGCCGATCGAAAGTTATTGTGGTTAACTTAACTGATCgtaaatcacatttttcaaaactttaaacAGTGTGTTGAGGAGATTtgcttattccagttagagagggtatagAAGCCCCTTCCAACGGAATGCCTGTGGTGAATCTGTTTTAGTTACCCACAgggcacaggagttagcttagcgatcggcttgcaggcctgttgtcCTTTTCACCTAGTAaccttttacccacttagcatgctctgttttattccatttatttcattatttcttttagcaATTAATATAGCTgcctacattttataagaaatgtttttcttATCAGTGGCATTCTGAGAAGACGTCGTTATCAGTGATGCACGTAGGTATTATCATCATGCCCTTTTCTCACTTACGTTTGGCAGGAACATAATGTGCACTAGTTAGGTATTCTTTATGTAATTGCCGACACAATTCTGCGTACACTATCAGTTGATTAGGTACAAAGCTGCCTGAGGGGTCCTACATGAgcagtataaatacatctcacatggcCAAGGTCATCAGAgcggttccttccagatgccatctatgctgcacgtcacctagCTGCAGAACTCaacctttgtgtcaccacggagtctgacctagagacctgattccaaggtaacaagggttggggggcacttctcatggacatggtactggcagattagagtTTATCACAACTAGCTCttgttagggtagagattaggctctCTTTGTTAGGAATTTCAAATCTTATGTTTATGGCAATATGGTGGgggtttcatattcacaactcttatcttcatgattttgcttttattattgctcatTACCCTAATTATTGCAATTTATGCATTTCAtcctagattgcagtcttttcaataaatatattgaacactctcctgcatctcctttattacatgtgtgtgtatgagacttattgctaacaagaggaaacagtaacttctgttccaccacaacttccctgagaagtcgcaTCTACCGTCCATGTGTCAGGCTccaaaaatcacctttactttttgaGTTtcagtgaggtgctgcttgtgagccgggtggGTTGgtccgacagttgcaacttgttgtaggagtgactcagttgcctacaaacaaaagtgctgtcactcCTAAACCAGCAGTATCGCTAGGGAGTGAGAATCTAACTACGACACTCCAGGTCATTATGTCTCATCTTTCAAAGGATTTCATGCATGTATGTGGCTTGAACAGTGGTGTAAGATTACTGGGAAAGAAGGAGCCTTAGTATTTCCCCTTTATGgaacatttaatctgagaattCTAGACAAATTGAGGTGAATGCTGTAAGAGATGAAACTGCCTCTAAGAGCCACACAATTTGAAGCATGTAGCATTTGGGAACTCATAGCATGAGAGGAAATGACAAACAAGTataaaaacagaagcaaaaagcaATTAAGACTCTTGCAAAGGCTAGATGTGATGCAGAACAGAAAACGTGGCGATCAGACATAATTGAGGGAGTCAAAATGTATCTAGCTATTTCAAATGATGGTAAAAGCACTAAACCCAAGACTAAGAAAAAGATGGGAAAAGCAGAACAAACAACAGATACTGAGGATAAAAAGGCAGCGATGTATGCAAGTGATTCCGATGATGAGTTTATGAATCAGATCCTAATGAATCATCCGCCTCCGTACCACCCAGGTGAGGTAAGAGCAAGAAGTGAGGCTGCACAAAATGTGATCCTgtgctccagttgcacagacccaGAATCAGCTAGTGCCAGGTACACCTGCAAGTTCAGTGACACAAGTTCATGAAGAGACTCAATCAGTTCAGAGTTTTATGGAATTCAGCCTGTCCCAAGTCCAGTTGTGAACCAGGTTGTGTCAAGTTGTAATGTGAATCAGACGGTGCAGTCACCTTATGTGAATCCGCAAACAAAAGCTTGTTCCGAATCAACCTGTGTCAATGTTTTGTCTAGTTCAGTCAATGCCCAATGTTACCCCAAGTCAGACAGGACAACgtttcagtactgttttaacaggaCAGAGAttaggaatgacaattcctcagaattAGAAAACTTCTATGGGTCCAGATACCTTAACAGTTCCCTTGACTATAGGTCCCATTGTTCCCTCGTGTGCTTGAAGTACATCTGGAAGCAATGTCCACTCAGTGTCCCGACTGCCCCTGATACATCAGTTACATttgctgtgatatcaccaattgGTACACAGTGATTGGTATATTCTAAcaactcagaagtggagagaaCAGCCGCTCTTGTTAGACTGATAACCCCCTACACGAACTGCAAATCCAAACCCAATGACAAGTCAAACAGGATTTACTCCTGGTGTGCGGTTTCCTCAGAGAGCCTCAGCCAGACCTGACCAGATCCCAAATGTGAATTGCAGCACTCCGCAAAGAGGAGTGCCTTTTAACACGCCAGAGAACATGCCAATTCTATACTGTTGATTGACAGAATGTAGGACTGTTAAGAGCAGAAGTACCACATAACAATAATATACGTTTGTGAGGTTTCACTGAACAGCAGCTGACTAATTGGTTGACTGATTTTAGTCCACAAAGTGTGACAGGTATGACAAACTGCAGTGCTAGAActgaagagacaccagagagagacacatcagtgaAAGAGCCCAAACTGAAAttggaattgaatgaaatgatttTTGGAAtgttagacacagcccaatttgaAATCTACACAGAAGATGAACTACGGTTCATGCGCCTAGATGCTACACAACATGCAGGCTTATGAGAGATTACCTGAAGTAACTgggaaatatgatgtggatttctAGATATCAAAacccttaaagagaagttacagattagaaatcAGCACAAAAGGTATAATCaacatgagatctcctggaatgaaaatGCACATCAAGGAACTGATTACATACATTCCGAAATGGAGAGCTGTAGATAAGGGGAAAGGTAGATGGGCAAAATAAATAGATTAGAAGAAAGCAAAGTCAAATATCCCTCTGATTGGAGCAAATCAAGCagaggacaatgtgaaaatgatgccc
Coding sequences:
- the LOC138279029 gene encoding octapeptide-repeat protein T2-like, with amino-acid sequence MREKSVGEGRRNSVGEKSVRGGRRNSVREKNERREEEQCEREGRSKSVRGERCERREEEQCAREGRSKIVRGGKRECEMTNSVREKREKGGGGTVRDRSVREGRRNRAREKSMRRGKNENVRKGKLTIREGKSDNVKEENSENRRGKKQCEKRET